In one Terriglobia bacterium genomic region, the following are encoded:
- a CDS encoding carboxypeptidase regulatory-like domain-containing protein, whose protein sequence is MLRSMICVLLCLIFSLAAMGQLPTATLNGTVTDPQGGSVASAKVTITNQGTGIARDTTTDAQGFYTFANMAPGDYTLRIEAPSFATSEAKDVRLEVGRTTTVDVKLVLAKVGQVVNVQVGEVQVELTQSEVQGLVESQTIENIPLNGRNFLELAFLIPGNRPATNFDPTKTNTLEVSSAGAFGRGGNLTIDGGDNNDEVVGGTLANLPEDSVQEFQIATNKFTAEVGRSGSSIINIITKSGTNDLHGSAFLFFRHKTLQGLPATFDRTQPTPSFAREQFGGSAGGAFKKDHAWWFVSSEYRHQTHAVSVGQRDFTSNTVVSGSAPAFLHDFLLDARTDFRLTSKDTLAVRYSFNRSLGIDNGSLKQAQGTAANRQSALNRFNSVLANWTRMISPSVINSLIFHADYFLNDMPAFSPDDPITNPGGLAAGNELRFPTLQDGANFRIPQITKFNRYQLRDTLSWVLGNHTVRFGGEWQHLNTYALFDLYGSGSIVLTQNFATQDLNGDGLINDLDIPIAYALQSAAPSRPPSVPFYPNAYFGTYVQDDWRLRPSFTVNMGLRWEFDDVVGDASNLRPCPDLTTADNTCEFAENILGTHSGKDLKQFGPRIGFAWDPLKHGETVVRGGYGIYYDRVVTEVPLLELLLNGRILPLAAFNGSTCTSAIAPASQDQTLGGCFYSDSTYDPGTPTLAAPFSGGAAVFGIGVNHIDPKAKHPYVQQFTLGVQQMFAKNWLISADGLHNFGQRFLWGRLLRNTTSTSPNIVCTNGFDPCTITDPLTGRSDQVTNIESSAKSWYDALLFSLQKRPTGSANFRWGFNVNYTLSKTLNYSNDDQIPFNGAEDAVNLIFRSNNSQLEKGYAPTDERHRLVFYGVFEVPWKITLSPIWTLSSSVPMNSLVPALGTRLPLLARNALGRSITTGAELNTVIAAWNALPVCSGVNQIPCNPGITLNPVNPNLKFGSSFNSFDLRGTKTWTLFKEQKLQFITEVFNLFNVTNIRGLNGNNFSGYNNDITSPGFNQPLRTAGGFFGSGGPRAFQFALRYTF, encoded by the coding sequence ATGCTTCGTTCAATGATCTGCGTTTTGTTGTGTCTGATCTTTTCACTGGCAGCGATGGGACAACTCCCGACTGCCACCTTGAATGGAACGGTGACGGATCCGCAGGGCGGATCGGTCGCCAGCGCTAAGGTCACGATTACCAACCAAGGCACAGGCATCGCGCGCGACACGACCACCGATGCGCAGGGCTTCTACACCTTCGCCAACATGGCTCCGGGAGACTACACGCTGCGCATCGAGGCTCCCTCGTTTGCGACCTCGGAAGCGAAAGATGTCCGCTTGGAGGTTGGCCGCACCACGACGGTGGACGTGAAGCTGGTCCTGGCTAAAGTGGGCCAGGTCGTAAATGTGCAAGTGGGCGAGGTGCAGGTCGAGCTGACCCAGTCCGAGGTCCAGGGCTTGGTGGAATCCCAGACAATAGAAAACATCCCTTTGAACGGCCGCAACTTCCTGGAGCTGGCCTTCCTGATTCCCGGCAACCGGCCGGCGACCAATTTTGATCCGACCAAGACGAATACCCTGGAAGTTTCGTCGGCAGGCGCGTTTGGCCGTGGCGGCAACCTGACGATTGACGGCGGTGACAACAACGATGAGGTCGTTGGTGGAACGCTGGCCAACCTGCCCGAAGACAGTGTGCAGGAATTTCAGATCGCCACGAACAAGTTCACCGCGGAAGTGGGCCGTTCGGGCTCCAGCATCATCAACATCATCACCAAATCCGGAACCAATGACCTGCACGGCTCGGCCTTCCTCTTCTTCCGGCACAAGACGCTGCAGGGCCTGCCCGCGACCTTTGACCGTACCCAGCCCACGCCCTCGTTCGCCCGCGAACAATTCGGCGGATCCGCCGGCGGGGCGTTTAAGAAGGACCATGCATGGTGGTTCGTCTCCTCGGAGTACCGCCACCAGACGCACGCGGTCTCCGTGGGCCAGCGCGATTTCACATCGAACACGGTTGTCAGCGGCTCGGCGCCCGCGTTCCTCCACGATTTTCTTCTGGACGCGCGCACCGACTTCAGGCTGACGAGCAAGGACACCCTGGCGGTGCGCTACTCGTTCAATCGCTCCCTGGGCATTGACAACGGCAGCTTGAAGCAAGCGCAAGGCACGGCCGCCAACCGGCAGTCCGCTCTGAATCGCTTCAATTCCGTGCTCGCCAACTGGACGCGCATGATTTCACCGAGCGTGATCAACAGCCTGATCTTTCACGCCGACTACTTTTTGAACGATATGCCGGCCTTCAGTCCGGATGATCCGATCACCAATCCCGGGGGACTGGCCGCGGGCAACGAACTGCGATTCCCCACCCTGCAGGACGGAGCCAACTTCCGCATTCCGCAGATCACGAAGTTCAACCGTTACCAGCTCCGCGACACCCTGAGTTGGGTGCTGGGCAATCACACCGTGCGCTTCGGCGGCGAATGGCAGCACCTCAATACCTACGCGCTCTTCGACCTCTACGGCAGCGGCAGCATTGTCCTGACCCAGAATTTTGCCACTCAAGACCTGAACGGAGATGGCTTAATCAATGACCTCGACATCCCCATTGCCTATGCGCTCCAGAGTGCGGCGCCCTCGCGCCCGCCGAGCGTTCCCTTCTACCCCAACGCCTATTTCGGCACCTACGTTCAGGATGATTGGCGGCTGCGGCCAAGTTTCACCGTGAACATGGGTTTGCGCTGGGAGTTCGACGACGTCGTAGGCGACGCCAGCAACCTGCGCCCCTGCCCAGACCTCACCACTGCGGATAACACCTGCGAGTTCGCCGAGAATATCCTGGGCACCCATAGCGGGAAGGACCTGAAGCAGTTTGGGCCGCGCATCGGTTTCGCCTGGGATCCGCTCAAGCACGGGGAGACAGTGGTCCGGGGCGGTTACGGCATCTACTATGACCGTGTAGTCACGGAGGTGCCTCTGCTCGAGCTGCTCTTGAACGGGCGCATTCTGCCCTTGGCGGCGTTTAACGGCTCGACCTGCACTTCGGCTATTGCTCCGGCTTCGCAAGACCAGACGCTCGGCGGATGCTTCTATAGCGATTCCACTTATGATCCGGGCACACCCACTCTGGCTGCTCCCTTCTCCGGGGGAGCAGCCGTATTCGGCATCGGCGTCAACCATATCGACCCGAAAGCCAAGCATCCCTACGTCCAGCAATTCACTCTCGGCGTGCAGCAGATGTTCGCCAAGAACTGGCTGATTTCCGCCGACGGCCTGCACAACTTCGGGCAGCGCTTCCTGTGGGGCCGGCTGTTGCGCAACACCACCAGCACCTCGCCGAATATCGTCTGCACGAACGGATTCGACCCGTGCACCATCACCGACCCGCTGACGGGGCGTTCCGACCAGGTGACCAACATCGAGTCCTCGGCCAAGAGCTGGTATGACGCATTGCTCTTCAGCCTGCAGAAGCGGCCCACGGGCAGCGCCAATTTCCGCTGGGGCTTCAACGTCAACTACACGCTCTCGAAAACCCTCAACTACTCGAACGACGACCAGATTCCCTTTAACGGCGCCGAGGATGCCGTCAACCTCATCTTCCGCAGCAACAACTCGCAACTAGAGAAGGGCTATGCGCCCACCGACGAACGCCACCGCCTCGTCTTCTACGGCGTTTTCGAGGTGCCCTGGAAGATCACCCTCTCACCTATCTGGACCCTGAGCTCTTCCGTGCCCATGAATTCGCTGGTGCCGGCCCTGGGCACGCGCCTGCCCCTCCTGGCGCGTAACGCCCTGGGGCGCAGCATTACGACGGGAGCTGAGTTGAACACGGTCATTGCGGCGTGGAACGCACTGCCGGTGTGCAGCGGCGTGAACCAGATTCCCTGTAACCCTGGGATCACGCTGAACCCAGTAAACCCCAACCTGAAGTTTGGCAGCAGCTTTAACTCCTTCGACCTGCGGGGCACCAAGACCTGGACTCTGTTCAAAGAACAGAAGCTGCAATTCATTACCGAGGTCTTCAACCTCTTCAACGTCACCAACATCCGCGGCCTGAACGGCAACAACTTCTCGGGCTACAACAACGACATCACTTCCCCGGGCTTCAATCAGCCGCTGCGCACGGCCGGCGGCTTCTTCGGCTCGGGCGGCCCGCGGGCGTTCCAGTTCGCATTGCGCTACACGTTCTGA
- a CDS encoding transcription elongation factor GreA, producing the protein MSDPLSKIKKKLQEEIAALEHELNIELPKEIAVARAHGDLSENAEYKYAKERQGYVNAKIGHLKKRMGDLGMLNLTNIPKDRSGYGSRIWVMDVQRSVKVEYKLVSTEEADVEKGLLSTTSPIGKALLNRRVGDEVQVQTPAGIKEFEIVRLLTIHEDD; encoded by the coding sequence ATGTCCGACCCACTGAGCAAGATCAAGAAAAAGCTTCAGGAAGAGATCGCCGCGCTGGAGCACGAGCTGAACATTGAGCTCCCCAAGGAGATCGCGGTGGCGCGGGCCCACGGCGACCTCTCCGAGAACGCGGAATACAAGTACGCCAAGGAGCGGCAGGGATACGTCAACGCGAAAATCGGCCACCTGAAAAAGCGCATGGGCGACCTGGGGATGCTGAACCTGACGAACATCCCGAAAGACCGCTCGGGCTACGGCTCGCGCATCTGGGTGATGGATGTGCAGAGGTCCGTGAAGGTGGAATACAAGCTGGTGAGCACCGAGGAAGCCGACGTGGAGAAGGGGCTGCTCTCCACGACCTCGCCGATCGGCAAGGCGCTGCTCAACCGGCGCGTGGGCGACGAGGTGCAGGTGCAGACGCCCGCGGGAATCAAAGAGTTCGAAATCGTGCGCCTGCTGACCATCCACGAAGACGACTAG
- a CDS encoding isoaspartyl peptidase/L-asparaginase, with amino-acid sequence MKPSLIVHGGAWDIPDEAVEACQDGLRRALEAGWAILLRGGAALDAVEAVIVVLEDAPVFDAGTGSHLNLDGRVECDAIVMDGETLRAGAVAAVQRIRNPIRLARAVLENCAHMMLVGEGAERYAKDQGMAWCDPEELVTAAEREAWKRCREGMHAAAHHRGHEQGTVGAVAVDREGRLVAGTSTGGTCCKLPGRVGDSPLIGCGCYADATAGGVSCTGHGEAIMKIVMAKTAADNLRRLADSDEKPAELAMLAAREAVRVLAERGRGTGGLILLDPDGNPGYAFNTPRMAYGLVDARGALVTGV; translated from the coding sequence ATGAAACCCTCTCTGATCGTGCATGGTGGCGCGTGGGATATTCCGGACGAGGCGGTGGAAGCCTGCCAGGATGGCCTGCGGCGCGCCCTGGAGGCCGGCTGGGCGATCCTGTTGCGCGGGGGCGCGGCGCTGGACGCGGTGGAAGCGGTGATCGTGGTCCTCGAAGACGCCCCGGTCTTTGACGCGGGCACCGGCTCGCACCTGAACCTGGACGGGCGCGTCGAATGCGACGCCATCGTGATGGACGGTGAGACGCTGCGCGCCGGCGCGGTGGCCGCGGTGCAGCGCATCCGCAATCCGATCCGCCTGGCGCGCGCGGTGCTGGAGAACTGCGCGCACATGATGCTGGTCGGGGAAGGCGCGGAGCGCTACGCGAAAGACCAGGGCATGGCCTGGTGCGATCCGGAAGAGCTGGTGACGGCGGCGGAGCGCGAAGCCTGGAAACGCTGCCGCGAGGGAATGCACGCCGCGGCGCACCACCGGGGCCACGAGCAGGGCACGGTCGGCGCGGTGGCGGTGGATCGCGAGGGACGGCTCGTCGCCGGGACCTCGACGGGCGGCACCTGCTGCAAGCTTCCCGGGCGTGTCGGCGATTCCCCGCTGATCGGCTGCGGCTGCTATGCCGATGCCACCGCCGGCGGGGTCTCCTGCACGGGCCATGGCGAGGCCATCATGAAAATCGTGATGGCCAAGACCGCGGCGGACAACCTGCGGCGGCTCGCGGACTCGGATGAAAAACCGGCGGAGCTGGCCATGCTGGCGGCCCGCGAAGCGGTGCGCGTGCTGGCGGAACGCGGCCGCGGCACGGGCGGGCTGATCCTGCTCGACCCCGACGGCAATCCCGGCTACGCCTTCAACACCCCGCGCATGGCCTACGGCCTGGTGGACGCGCGCGGCGCGCTCGTCACTGGGGTCTAG
- a CDS encoding transporter, translating to MRIPSKAAITALAFSTIGFGPCIPRVFAQAPDPGGEQIAAVPNRPTLATTGEAVQRGVLEIEYGFEGGRGHQNINGLIKFGLFKNLELRFLHNPYERDGGISAMGDCGAGFKWKMFPQKGKRPTVSVLYSAFLPTAGNGLGIGATSHQALVLVSKDFGKQHFDVNEGVNFLGRQGASGLDRSYFSALSWSTSFTKQWGVTAEIAGFSWANTDSPATLTLLAAPTYALRPWLVLDAGAYYAVYGHLPRVTVFAGVTYAIADLYHGRLANRSSRR from the coding sequence ATGCGTATACCGAGCAAAGCCGCCATCACCGCCCTGGCCTTCTCCACGATCGGGTTCGGACCTTGCATTCCGCGCGTCTTTGCGCAGGCCCCGGACCCCGGCGGGGAGCAAATCGCGGCCGTGCCTAATCGCCCGACGCTGGCCACTACCGGAGAGGCCGTACAGCGCGGAGTCCTGGAAATCGAATACGGTTTCGAAGGTGGCCGCGGGCACCAGAACATCAACGGGTTGATCAAGTTCGGCCTGTTCAAAAACCTGGAACTTCGCTTTCTTCATAATCCTTATGAACGCGACGGCGGTATCTCCGCAATGGGCGATTGCGGCGCGGGCTTCAAATGGAAGATGTTTCCGCAGAAAGGCAAGCGGCCCACGGTTTCCGTATTGTATTCGGCGTTTTTGCCGACGGCGGGAAACGGCCTGGGAATCGGCGCCACGAGTCACCAGGCGCTTGTCCTGGTCAGCAAGGATTTCGGAAAGCAGCATTTCGACGTCAACGAAGGTGTGAACTTTCTCGGGCGGCAGGGCGCCAGCGGCCTAGACCGCAGCTACTTCTCCGCGCTCTCCTGGTCTACTTCCTTCACGAAACAGTGGGGCGTGACCGCGGAGATTGCTGGTTTCAGCTGGGCCAACACTGATTCGCCGGCGACGCTGACCCTGCTCGCTGCTCCCACTTACGCGCTGCGCCCCTGGCTGGTTCTCGACGCCGGCGCCTATTACGCCGTCTACGGCCATCTGCCCCGGGTCACCGTCTTCGCCGGCGTCACCTACGCCATCGCCGACCTGTACCACGGCCGCCTGGCAAACCGCTCTTCCCGCCGCTAG
- the fusA gene encoding elongation factor G — MKAYLTKDIRNVGIVGHGGTGKTQLVSSLLFTAGATPRFGKVADGSSTTDWDEEEIARKLSIQTGLAYAEWPATGASEKVKINLLDLPGYSTFITETKASLIAADAALIAVDAHVGAQVTTEKVWDYCMEYDIPRAFVLTWMDRELASFERSLESLEQTFGRTVVALQLPIGTEKGFRGVIDLVAMKAHFYKPDGDGKATVEEIPAALADEAKEAHEKLVEMIAEGDDAMMEEFFREGTIPIHDLIPAVRRAIVAEKIVPVLMVSALRNVGTASLLTFLADAFPHPDEHAQVGFREPGGKSERVERKYDDAQPLSLFVFKTLADPFAGRINYFKVKSGVLKNDATLSNYNRNLPERFQHIQVVQGKQLSEVAELHAGDIGAIAKLKETTTGETLGDKAAPIYYSPAQLPEPSITFAIEPKTRADEDRFGVAIHRILEEDPALRFARDPQTKEFLLSGSGQQHIEVVVAKLHKRYHVDLTLKPPKVPYRETIRGKADAEGKHKKQTGGHGQFGVCRIKMEPLPRGKGIEFVDDIFGGAIPNNWIPSVEKGIRDSAARGYLAGFPVTDFRVSLYDGKYHDVDSSDMAFKIAGSLAFKEAMKQARPALLEPVMNVEVYGPDQYSGDLMGDLSSRRGRISGSEVRGHNVIVKAQVPLAEMLSYATDLTSMTQGRATYTMEFSHYDYVPGELAEKVIAAEKAKRGLEPVEEEV, encoded by the coding sequence ATGAAGGCCTATCTCACCAAGGACATCCGCAACGTGGGCATTGTCGGCCACGGCGGCACCGGAAAAACGCAACTGGTGTCGTCGTTGCTCTTCACCGCAGGCGCCACGCCGCGTTTCGGAAAGGTTGCGGACGGCAGCAGCACCACGGACTGGGACGAAGAAGAGATCGCGCGCAAGCTGAGCATTCAGACCGGGCTGGCGTATGCGGAGTGGCCGGCCACGGGCGCCTCCGAAAAAGTGAAGATCAATCTCCTGGATCTCCCCGGCTACAGCACCTTCATCACGGAAACGAAAGCCTCGTTGATCGCCGCGGACGCCGCGCTGATCGCCGTGGACGCCCACGTTGGCGCGCAGGTCACCACCGAAAAGGTCTGGGACTACTGCATGGAGTACGACATCCCGCGGGCCTTCGTGCTCACCTGGATGGACCGCGAACTGGCCAGCTTCGAGCGCTCCCTGGAGTCGCTGGAGCAGACCTTCGGGCGCACCGTGGTCGCGCTGCAGCTGCCCATCGGCACGGAAAAGGGCTTCCGGGGGGTGATCGACCTGGTGGCTATGAAAGCGCATTTCTACAAGCCGGACGGCGACGGCAAGGCCACCGTCGAAGAGATACCCGCGGCGCTGGCCGACGAGGCCAAGGAAGCTCACGAAAAGCTGGTGGAGATGATCGCCGAAGGCGACGACGCCATGATGGAGGAGTTTTTCCGGGAAGGCACCATCCCCATCCACGACCTGATCCCCGCGGTGCGGCGGGCCATCGTCGCGGAAAAGATCGTGCCGGTGCTGATGGTCTCCGCGCTGCGCAATGTGGGCACGGCCAGCCTGCTCACCTTCCTCGCCGACGCCTTCCCGCATCCCGACGAGCACGCGCAGGTGGGCTTCCGGGAGCCCGGCGGCAAGAGTGAGCGCGTGGAGCGCAAATACGACGACGCCCAGCCACTCTCGCTCTTCGTGTTCAAGACCCTGGCCGATCCCTTCGCCGGGCGCATCAACTACTTCAAGGTCAAGAGCGGGGTGCTGAAGAACGACGCCACCCTCAGCAATTACAACCGCAACCTCCCGGAGCGTTTTCAGCACATCCAGGTGGTGCAGGGCAAACAGCTCTCCGAAGTGGCCGAATTGCACGCGGGGGACATCGGAGCCATCGCCAAGCTGAAGGAGACGACCACCGGAGAGACCCTGGGGGATAAGGCGGCGCCCATCTACTATTCGCCGGCGCAGTTGCCGGAACCCTCCATCACCTTCGCCATCGAGCCCAAGACGCGCGCCGACGAAGACCGCTTCGGCGTGGCCATCCACAGGATCCTGGAGGAAGATCCGGCGCTGCGCTTTGCGCGCGACCCGCAAACCAAGGAGTTCCTGCTCTCCGGCTCGGGGCAGCAGCACATCGAAGTGGTGGTGGCCAAGCTGCACAAGCGCTATCACGTAGACCTTACGCTCAAGCCCCCCAAGGTGCCCTACCGCGAGACCATCCGCGGCAAAGCCGACGCCGAAGGCAAGCACAAGAAGCAGACCGGCGGGCACGGGCAGTTCGGCGTCTGCCGCATTAAGATGGAGCCGCTGCCGCGCGGCAAGGGCATCGAGTTCGTGGACGACATCTTCGGCGGAGCGATCCCCAATAACTGGATCCCCTCGGTCGAAAAAGGCATCCGCGACTCGGCCGCGCGCGGCTATCTGGCGGGCTTCCCGGTGACGGATTTCCGCGTCAGCCTGTACGACGGCAAGTACCACGACGTGGACTCCTCGGACATGGCCTTCAAGATCGCCGGGTCCCTAGCCTTTAAGGAGGCCATGAAGCAGGCCAGGCCGGCGCTGCTCGAGCCGGTGATGAACGTGGAGGTGTACGGGCCCGACCAGTATTCGGGGGACCTGATGGGCGACCTCAGCTCGCGGCGCGGGCGCATCAGCGGCAGCGAAGTGCGCGGGCACAACGTGATCGTCAAGGCCCAGGTGCCGCTCGCGGAGATGCTCAGCTACGCCACCGACCTGACCTCCATGACCCAGGGGCGCGCCACCTACACCATGGAGTTTTCGCACTACGACTACGTGCCGGGGGAACTGGCGGAGAAGGTGATCGCCGCGGAGAAGGCCAAGCGCGGCCTCGAGCCCGTGGAAGAAGAGGTGTAG
- a CDS encoding response regulator, which produces MRTPLRLLIVEDSEDDAELLLRELQHGGFEVTAQRIDSAAAMTAAIHAEKWDLILSDYSMPHFSGFDALNMARSNGLEIPFIFVSGTIGEETAVAALKCGAQDYLMKGNLSRLVPAVQRELREYRERQERKRLELQVRQLQRFESIGQLAGGIAHDFNNALAAILSWATLGYDELPPDNRFRERFKKIHDQAQRAAGLTRQLLAFARRQILQTRNIELNGLVTETLNLLRKVIGEQIQVQIHLAPDLGPVWADPSQAEQVLTNLCLNARDAMPQGGKLLIETKEVEIGEGRGSFPEFVRPGSYALLSVSDSGTGMDAQTMERIFEPFYTTKELGQGTGLGLATVYGIVKQHNGYVFAESEVNRGTTFRVYLPVGAGPAETHKEILACEVRGGTETILLAEDNEDLREAIQEILKSLDYRVLLAANGEEALRLFLQHQESIDLLLLDVVMPLMSGPDALVRMRAIRPEIPVIFTTGYSSESALLASMVKDNVMILQKPYVPNILGRKIRDVLDRKS; this is translated from the coding sequence ATGAGGACGCCGCTTCGTTTGCTCATCGTCGAGGATTCTGAAGACGACGCCGAGCTGCTTCTCCGCGAGCTCCAGCACGGGGGCTTCGAGGTGACGGCTCAGCGGATCGATTCCGCGGCGGCAATGACTGCGGCGATTCATGCCGAAAAGTGGGACCTGATCCTCTCGGACTATTCCATGCCCCACTTCTCCGGCTTTGATGCCCTGAATATGGCGCGGTCGAATGGCCTGGAAATCCCCTTCATCTTCGTTTCCGGCACCATCGGCGAGGAAACGGCGGTCGCGGCGCTGAAATGCGGGGCCCAGGATTACCTGATGAAAGGCAACTTGAGCCGACTGGTCCCCGCGGTGCAGCGCGAGCTGCGCGAATACAGGGAACGCCAGGAGCGCAAGCGTCTGGAATTGCAGGTCCGGCAATTGCAGCGCTTCGAATCCATTGGACAGCTGGCGGGCGGAATCGCCCACGATTTCAATAACGCCCTCGCCGCCATCCTGAGCTGGGCGACACTGGGATATGACGAACTCCCGCCCGACAACCGTTTTCGCGAACGCTTCAAGAAGATTCACGACCAGGCGCAGCGCGCCGCGGGGCTGACCCGGCAGCTGCTGGCATTTGCCCGGCGGCAGATCCTCCAAACGCGCAATATCGAACTGAACGGATTGGTCACGGAGACTCTCAATCTTCTCCGCAAAGTGATCGGAGAACAGATTCAGGTCCAGATCCACCTGGCTCCCGATCTAGGACCCGTCTGGGCGGACCCCAGCCAGGCGGAACAAGTGCTGACCAATCTCTGCTTGAATGCACGAGACGCGATGCCGCAGGGAGGAAAACTGCTCATCGAAACAAAAGAAGTCGAAATCGGCGAGGGCCGCGGTTCGTTTCCCGAGTTTGTGCGTCCCGGCTCCTATGCGCTGCTCTCCGTGTCGGATAGCGGTACGGGAATGGATGCGCAGACGATGGAGCGCATTTTCGAACCGTTTTACACGACGAAAGAACTTGGCCAGGGAACCGGTCTAGGACTCGCCACGGTGTACGGAATTGTGAAACAGCACAACGGATACGTATTTGCCGAGAGCGAAGTGAACCGCGGCACGACCTTTCGCGTCTATCTTCCCGTGGGCGCCGGGCCGGCGGAAACTCACAAGGAAATCCTGGCCTGCGAAGTCCGTGGCGGAACTGAAACAATTCTCCTGGCGGAGGACAACGAAGATCTCCGCGAAGCCATCCAGGAAATTCTGAAATCGCTGGATTATCGCGTACTCTTAGCCGCGAATGGCGAGGAAGCCCTGCGGCTGTTCCTGCAGCACCAGGAGTCCATTGACCTCCTGCTGCTCGACGTGGTCATGCCCCTGATGAGCGGCCCGGACGCGCTGGTGCGCATGCGGGCGATCCGGCCGGAGATCCCGGTGATCTTCACCACCGGGTATTCTTCAGAATCCGCCTTGCTCGCTTCGATGGTGAAAGACAACGTCATGATTCTGCAAAAACCCTACGTTCCCAACATTCTTGGACGCAAGATCCGGGATGTGCTGGATCGGAAATCCTGA
- a CDS encoding response regulator, producing MDDTAILLVEDNPDDEALTLRALKRNNISNEVVTARDGQEAIDFLFGQGIHSGRDTRVMPQVVLLDLKLPKLDGFEVLKRLRADGRTRLLPVVILTSSNEEKDRINGYGLGANSYVRKPVEFGEFIEAVRQLGLYWLILNEPPPSPRRI from the coding sequence ATGGACGATACCGCAATCTTGCTCGTGGAAGACAATCCCGATGATGAAGCACTCACCTTGCGCGCTTTGAAGAGGAACAATATCAGCAACGAAGTCGTGACCGCCCGGGATGGGCAGGAAGCGATCGACTTCCTTTTTGGACAAGGGATCCACTCCGGGCGAGACACACGCGTGATGCCCCAGGTAGTTCTTCTGGACCTCAAACTGCCGAAGCTGGATGGATTCGAGGTTTTGAAGCGGCTGCGTGCGGACGGACGCACGCGGCTGCTTCCGGTCGTGATCCTCACTTCGTCGAATGAAGAAAAGGACCGCATCAACGGATACGGCCTTGGGGCGAACAGTTATGTGCGCAAGCCCGTTGAGTTCGGGGAGTTTATCGAAGCCGTACGGCAGCTTGGATTGTACTGGCTGATTCTGAATGAACCGCCCCCCAGCCCCCGGAGGATCTGA
- a CDS encoding two-component sensor histidine kinase, protein MQFLRNLLSPGPFMPHGFCYLWNWKLVWLHVISDTLVALAYISIPLTLTYFIRKRKDVPFNWMFLCFGIFIVACGATHVMEVVTLWIPAYWLSGGIKALTALASVPTAILLVHLMPQALALPRPEELRRANEALQAEIQERKQAEGKVRRQSALMEAANQELEAFCYSVSHDLRAPLRSIDGFSQALLEDYGDKLDAGGQNHLLRVRGATQRMGTLIDDLLNLSRVTRFEIRRERVDLSALARSVAAELLKTYPGRSVEFHAAAGLEAEADPHLLRIVLDNLLSNAWKFTSKHPAARIEFGKLRNEKESIFFVKDDGAGFDSAYAQRLFGVFQRLHSASEFPGTGVGLATVQRIIHRLGGRVWAEGAVEKGATFYFTV, encoded by the coding sequence ATGCAGTTTCTCCGCAATCTGTTGTCCCCCGGCCCTTTCATGCCCCATGGATTCTGTTACCTCTGGAATTGGAAGCTCGTCTGGCTGCACGTGATTTCGGACACTTTGGTCGCACTGGCGTACATCTCTATCCCGCTCACGCTCACTTATTTCATCCGCAAACGGAAGGACGTGCCCTTCAACTGGATGTTCCTGTGCTTTGGAATATTTATTGTCGCTTGTGGCGCCACACACGTCATGGAGGTCGTGACTCTCTGGATCCCCGCCTATTGGCTTTCCGGGGGCATCAAAGCGCTGACCGCCCTGGCTTCCGTGCCGACCGCCATTCTCCTTGTTCATCTCATGCCGCAGGCGCTGGCTCTTCCCCGCCCCGAGGAACTGCGAAGGGCCAATGAAGCGCTGCAGGCGGAAATCCAGGAGCGCAAACAGGCGGAAGGAAAGGTCCGGCGGCAAAGCGCGCTGATGGAAGCAGCGAACCAGGAACTGGAGGCTTTCTGTTATTCGGTCTCTCACGATCTCCGCGCCCCCCTGCGGAGCATTGACGGCTTCAGCCAGGCTTTGCTCGAGGACTATGGGGACAAACTGGATGCCGGAGGACAGAACCATCTCTTGCGCGTGAGAGGCGCGACCCAGCGCATGGGAACGCTGATTGACGACCTTCTGAATTTATCCCGGGTGACGCGGTTTGAGATCCGCAGGGAAAGAGTAGACCTGAGCGCTCTGGCGCGGTCGGTAGCGGCAGAGCTGCTGAAGACGTATCCCGGGCGCAGCGTAGAGTTTCACGCGGCAGCGGGTCTGGAGGCCGAAGCGGACCCGCACCTGCTGCGAATCGTACTGGATAATTTGCTCAGCAATGCCTGGAAGTTCACTTCCAAACACCCCGCGGCACGCATCGAGTTCGGAAAGCTCCGGAACGAAAAGGAATCCATCTTTTTCGTGAAAGACGACGGCGCGGGTTTTGATTCGGCCTATGCCCAGCGCCTCTTCGGCGTATTCCAGCGGCTCCACAGCGCCAGCGAGTTTCCCGGAACCGGGGTGGGTTTGGCAACCGTGCAGCGCATTATCCACCGCCTGGGCGGCCGCGTATGGGCCGAAGGCGCTGTCGAAAAAGGCGCAACGTTTTATTTCACCGTTTGA